One Brachyspira suanatina DNA segment encodes these proteins:
- the nadE gene encoding NAD(+) synthase, with the protein MKIAISQLEIIPSMPCDNTVRIISFISKAKKENADIVIFPELCISGYMIGDMFESEGFVKECEELGEEIIKSSNGIYVIFGNIASDRNKKNFDGRMRKYNAMFVAKDGKLIHNNTTEYPFIIKSLLPNYKEFEDPRHFFSLKDLAFENNTDVKEYLKPLEIECNGEKIKLGLTICEDAWSKNYTFSPMNIINSNKDVDLFINISSSPYTLVKDAKRHSMYGEIASKHNTPLVYINNVGIQNNGKTVYTFDGRSSVYDNNGNLLLTGKRYEEDLYFIDIDVKNKVFGKTIEIKEENEYKLIYDTVIYGIRKFMKSIGINKVVIGVSGGIDSALSSAMYVNAIGKDNVLLVNMPSKFNSDTTKNLAKTLSDNLGCAYMVVPIQESVDYTVKQLETSPIIKDGKEDHLKLSSFVIENIQARDRSSRVLSAIAASFGGVFTCNANKTETMVGYSTMYGDGAGFFACLADLWKYQIYGLANYVNKEVFKKEIIPEGTINIVPSAELSTAQAVDEGKGDPIKYDYHDYLFKYLMESWNRAILEDILELYIEGNLEDKIGCQKGILKKYFKSGAEFVDDLERWWKQYMGMAISKRIQAPPILAVSRRSFGFGNRESQNRIYYTAKYLYLKNKIFEIN; encoded by the coding sequence ATGAAAATAGCTATTTCACAATTAGAAATAATACCATCTATGCCTTGCGATAATACAGTAAGAATAATAAGTTTTATAAGCAAAGCTAAAAAAGAAAATGCTGATATAGTAATATTTCCAGAATTATGCATTTCAGGATATATGATTGGAGATATGTTTGAAAGTGAAGGATTCGTAAAAGAATGTGAGGAACTTGGAGAAGAAATAATAAAATCTTCAAATGGAATATATGTTATTTTCGGAAATATTGCTTCTGATAGAAATAAAAAGAATTTCGATGGAAGAATGAGAAAATATAATGCTATGTTTGTAGCTAAAGATGGTAAATTAATACATAATAATACTACTGAATATCCATTTATAATAAAATCATTACTTCCTAATTATAAAGAATTTGAAGATCCAAGGCATTTTTTCAGCTTAAAAGACTTAGCTTTTGAAAATAATACTGATGTAAAAGAATATTTAAAACCTTTAGAAATAGAATGTAATGGTGAAAAAATAAAATTGGGTTTAACAATATGTGAAGATGCATGGAGTAAGAATTATACATTTTCTCCTATGAATATTATAAATTCTAATAAAGATGTAGATTTATTCATTAATATATCAAGCTCTCCTTATACTTTGGTTAAAGATGCTAAAAGACATAGTATGTATGGAGAAATTGCAAGTAAACATAATACTCCTCTTGTATATATTAATAATGTAGGAATACAAAATAATGGTAAAACAGTATATACATTTGACGGCAGAAGTTCTGTTTATGATAATAATGGTAATTTATTATTAACAGGAAAAAGATATGAAGAAGATTTGTACTTTATTGATATAGATGTAAAAAATAAAGTATTTGGAAAAACTATAGAAATAAAAGAAGAAAATGAATACAAATTAATATATGATACTGTTATTTACGGAATAAGAAAATTTATGAAGTCTATCGGCATAAATAAGGTTGTTATAGGCGTATCAGGAGGTATTGATTCAGCATTATCATCTGCAATGTATGTAAATGCCATTGGAAAAGATAATGTATTACTTGTTAATATGCCTAGTAAATTCAATTCTGATACAACAAAAAACCTTGCCAAGACTTTATCTGATAATCTAGGCTGTGCTTATATGGTAGTTCCTATACAGGAATCAGTAGATTATACTGTAAAACAATTAGAAACCTCCCCTATTATAAAAGATGGCAAAGAAGATCATTTAAAATTATCATCTTTTGTTATAGAAAATATACAGGCAAGAGACAGATCTTCAAGAGTATTATCTGCTATAGCTGCTAGTTTTGGCGGCGTATTTACATGTAACGCCAATAAAACAGAAACAATGGTAGGATATTCAACTATGTATGGAGATGGTGCTGGATTTTTTGCTTGTTTAGCTGATTTATGGAAATATCAGATATACGGACTTGCTAATTATGTTAACAAAGAAGTATTTAAAAAGGAAATTATTCCTGAAGGTACTATAAATATTGTTCCAAGTGCTGAACTTTCAACTGCTCAGGCTGTAGATGAAGGTAAAGGAGATCCTATAAAATATGATTATCATGATTATTTATTTAAATATTTAATGGAATCTTGGAACAGAGCCATATTAGAAGATATACTAGAGCTATATATAGAAGGAAATTTGGAAGATAAAATAGGATGCCAAAAAGGAATATTAAAAAAATATTTTAAAAGCGGTGCTGAATTTGTAGATGATTTAGAGAGATGGTGGAAGCAATATATGGGAATGGCTATATCTAAAAGAATACAGGCTCCTCCAATACTTGCAGTAAGCAGAAGAAGTTTTGGATTTGGAAACAGAGAATCACAAAATAGAATTTATTATACAGCAAAATATTTGTATTTGAAAAATAAAATTTTTGAAATTAATTAA
- a CDS encoding response regulator: MAKTILIVDDSNTARASVEYTLKKGSYTVVSADDGTTGLEVLGKTPNVDMIITDLNMPKMDGIEFIKHVRKVDQHKYTPILMLTTESQDEKKMEGKAAGASGWLVKPFNPTQLLDVVKRFLN, translated from the coding sequence ATGGCTAAAACAATACTAATTGTAGACGATTCTAATACAGCTAGAGCATCTGTTGAATATACTTTGAAGAAAGGCAGCTATACTGTGGTGTCTGCAGATGATGGTACTACAGGATTGGAGGTTCTTGGTAAAACACCAAATGTTGATATGATAATAACAGACCTCAATATGCCAAAAATGGACGGTATAGAATTTATTAAGCATGTAAGAAAGGTGGATCAGCATAAATATACCCCTATTCTGATGCTTACAACAGAATCTCAAGATGAGAAAAAAATGGAAGGTAAAGCTGCAGGTGCTAGCGGATGGCTGGTAAAACCATTTAACCCAACTCAGCTTTTAGACGTAGTAAAACGTTTTTTAAATTGA
- a CDS encoding chemotaxis protein CheA, translating to MFDSDEFISIFLSEANEIVEGLENDLVLLEDNKSDEDLLNKIFRSAHTLKSSAGTVGFTTMSELNHVAENLLEKVRSGKLDVTPQMITVLLEFLDTVKLMLQNIVDGKSETEGVTNIDSLKAKIKAIADGNDVSTAAAAPKASPEPKKEEPKKEEAKATEAKPEEKKEEAKTESSSASGGENSFHIEMGFKATIFDNGIDPLMFLNDLRAIGTISNLKIECNSLPTILNLEDPYVCYTQFSLDFETNAPEEQVQNIFLFVIDDNDINIINTKADIKDDEEANKSDEAKEEQPAKEEAKENTAKVEEKPAETSAAASKPAAAPKAGTKVQAPSTVRVDTRKLDSLMNLIGELVIAQSRIMQLTQSLDIDNGLKEAVSSMDRTSRQIQEEVMNIRMMPIGPIFTQFHRYVRDLNLELNKEVKLVLKGETTEIDKNMLEQLSDPLKHIIRNSMDHGIEKTKEERIARGKPEYGTITMSAAHQEGHVVIEVSDDGNGLNKEKIFNKAVEKGLLSRDGKYSDIEIYRTIFSPGLSTAEKITDISGRGVGMDVVRANVEKMKGKIEIKSAEGQGSTFIIKLPLTLAIIEGITFALGKQIYIMPLISIIEQIKVKNEQVKPFEGKGEMIKIRDEYLPLIRLHKVFEIDTQVENIDDGIVVVVEAGYRKCAIFVDELLDQQQVVIKSLDSAFSKHAGIAGGTILGDGRIALIIDIQGLVNMSLQGKINNGVK from the coding sequence ATGTTTGATAGTGATGAATTTATTTCGATATTTCTAAGTGAAGCTAATGAAATTGTAGAAGGTCTTGAAAACGATCTTGTTTTGTTGGAAGACAATAAAAGTGATGAAGATCTTTTAAATAAAATATTTAGAAGTGCTCACACTCTTAAATCTTCAGCAGGTACAGTTGGTTTCACTACTATGAGTGAGTTAAACCACGTTGCTGAAAACTTATTAGAAAAAGTTAGAAGCGGTAAATTGGATGTTACTCCTCAAATGATTACAGTATTACTGGAGTTCTTAGATACTGTAAAATTAATGCTGCAAAATATTGTAGACGGCAAAAGTGAAACTGAAGGTGTTACTAATATAGATTCACTAAAAGCTAAAATAAAAGCTATAGCTGACGGTAATGATGTAAGTACCGCTGCAGCTGCACCAAAAGCATCTCCTGAACCTAAAAAAGAAGAGCCTAAAAAAGAAGAGGCTAAAGCAACAGAAGCTAAACCTGAAGAAAAAAAAGAAGAGGCAAAAACTGAATCATCTTCTGCTTCAGGCGGAGAAAATTCATTCCATATCGAAATGGGATTTAAAGCTACTATTTTTGATAATGGTATAGACCCTCTTATGTTCTTAAATGACCTTAGAGCTATAGGTACTATAAGTAACTTAAAAATAGAATGTAATAGCTTACCTACTATCTTAAATCTTGAAGATCCTTATGTTTGTTATACCCAGTTCTCTTTAGATTTTGAAACTAATGCTCCTGAAGAACAAGTTCAGAACATTTTCTTATTTGTAATAGATGATAACGATATTAATATCATCAATACAAAAGCTGATATAAAAGATGATGAAGAAGCAAACAAATCAGATGAAGCAAAAGAAGAACAACCAGCAAAAGAAGAAGCTAAAGAAAACACAGCTAAGGTAGAAGAAAAACCTGCAGAAACATCTGCAGCTGCTAGTAAGCCCGCAGCCGCTCCTAAAGCAGGTACAAAAGTTCAGGCTCCTTCAACAGTAAGAGTTGATACAAGAAAATTAGACAGCTTAATGAACTTAATTGGAGAGCTTGTTATAGCACAATCAAGAATAATGCAGCTTACTCAAAGTTTAGATATAGATAATGGACTTAAAGAGGCTGTAAGTTCAATGGATAGAACTTCTAGACAAATACAAGAAGAAGTTATGAATATCCGAATGATGCCTATCGGTCCTATATTTACTCAGTTCCATAGATATGTTAGAGATTTGAACTTAGAATTAAATAAAGAAGTAAAATTAGTTCTTAAAGGAGAAACTACAGAAATAGATAAAAATATGTTAGAGCAGTTATCTGACCCTCTTAAACATATTATAAGAAACTCTATGGACCATGGTATAGAAAAAACAAAAGAAGAAAGAATAGCCAGAGGCAAACCTGAATATGGTACAATAACAATGTCTGCTGCTCACCAAGAAGGACATGTTGTTATAGAAGTATCAGATGATGGTAATGGATTAAATAAAGAAAAAATCTTTAATAAAGCTGTGGAAAAAGGCTTGCTTTCAAGAGATGGAAAATATTCTGACATAGAAATATATAGAACTATTTTCTCTCCTGGTCTTTCTACTGCTGAAAAAATAACAGACATATCAGGAAGAGGTGTTGGTATGGACGTTGTTAGAGCTAATGTAGAGAAGATGAAAGGTAAAATAGAAATTAAGTCTGCTGAAGGTCAAGGCAGTACCTTCATAATTAAACTTCCTTTAACATTGGCTATTATTGAAGGTATCACTTTTGCTTTAGGTAAGCAAATATACATAATGCCTTTGATTTCAATTATAGAGCAAATAAAAGTAAAAAATGAACAGGTAAAACCTTTTGAAGGCAAAGGTGAAATGATAAAAATCAGAGATGAGTATTTGCCTTTGATTAGACTTCATAAAGTATTTGAAATAGATACCCAAGTTGAGAATATAGATGATGGTATAGTTGTAGTTGTTGAAGCTGGATATAGAAAATGTGCTATATTTGTTGATGAACTTTTGGATCAGCAACAAGTGGTTATAAAATCTTTAGATTCAGCATTTAGTAAACATGCAGGAATAGCCGGAGGTACTATACTTGGAGACGGAAGAATAGCTCTTATTATAGATATACAGGGGCTAGTGAATATGTCTTTACAAGGAAAAATAAATAACGGCGTAAAATAA
- a CDS encoding chemotaxis protein CheW: protein MLDNQKINAANIPQVGGTSLEHDENISIEPSQQFLVFKIDNEEYALDVLSIEGIVGVTNITPVPGSPKFMRGLMNLRGNILHIVDIRIRFGLDRRDDHSIEDDVIIVISTTNRKFGILADMVSDVITVYESQMTETPIDNMRGLQISNVIRLENKIIMVLPIEEIIKSNETTNQTV from the coding sequence ATGTTAGATAATCAAAAAATAAATGCAGCTAATATACCTCAGGTTGGAGGTACATCTTTGGAACATGATGAAAACATTTCTATTGAACCTAGTCAACAATTTTTAGTGTTTAAAATTGATAATGAGGAATATGCTCTTGATGTATTAAGTATTGAAGGTATTGTAGGTGTAACTAATATAACTCCTGTTCCTGGAAGTCCTAAATTTATGAGAGGTCTCATGAATTTAAGAGGTAATATTCTTCATATAGTTGATATAAGAATAAGATTTGGTTTGGATAGAAGAGATGATCATTCTATAGAAGATGATGTTATTATAGTTATATCCACTACTAATAGAAAATTTGGTATATTGGCAGATATGGTAAGTGATGTTATTACAGTTTATGAAAGCCAGATGACAGAAACTCCTATTGATAATATGAGAGGACTTCAAATTTCTAATGTTATTAGATTAGAAAATAAGATTATTATGGTTCTTCCTATAGAAGAAATCATAAAATCTAATGAAACAACCAATCAAACAGTATAA
- a CDS encoding CheR family methyltransferase, whose product MEDMNEHMPALSDAEFNELVKIIYDKTRIQMTSHKRALVTSRLSKRLRALKMDSFREYIDFVKNAKDEELTNFVNAVTTNKTDFFRENKHFEYMKSTFLPDWEKNFKAGKVKNLRIWSAACSTGEEPYTIQMTLHEYFGTNYDKYDIKVLASDIDTNVLAHGRAGIYKEESVEPIQDNILRKYFLKGTGDKEGLYKVKDILKKNLFFRQLNFKDEDFDIHTQFDLIFCRNVIIYFDKEFQKELFNKFHRYLKEDSLVFIGHSETLFGVSDKFKYVASNIYKKI is encoded by the coding sequence ATGGAAGATATGAATGAGCATATGCCGGCTTTGAGTGATGCTGAGTTTAATGAATTAGTTAAAATTATTTATGACAAGACTAGAATACAAATGACTAGCCATAAAAGGGCTTTAGTAACCTCTAGATTAAGTAAGAGGCTAAGAGCCTTAAAAATGGACTCTTTCAGGGAATATATAGACTTTGTCAAAAATGCAAAAGATGAAGAGTTAACTAATTTTGTTAATGCTGTTACCACAAATAAAACTGACTTTTTTAGAGAAAATAAGCATTTTGAGTATATGAAAAGCACATTTCTTCCAGATTGGGAAAAAAATTTTAAAGCTGGTAAAGTTAAAAATCTTAGAATATGGTCTGCAGCCTGCTCTACAGGAGAAGAACCATATACTATACAAATGACTTTGCATGAATATTTTGGCACAAATTATGATAAATATGATATAAAAGTTTTAGCTAGTGATATAGATACAAATGTATTAGCACATGGAAGAGCAGGTATTTATAAAGAAGAATCTGTAGAACCTATACAAGATAATATATTGAGAAAATACTTTTTAAAAGGTACTGGTGATAAAGAGGGATTATATAAAGTTAAAGATATATTAAAAAAGAATTTATTTTTTAGACAATTAAATTTTAAAGATGAAGATTTTGATATCCATACTCAATTTGATTTAATATTTTGTAGGAATGTTATTATTTATTTTGATAAAGAATTCCAAAAGGAATTATTTAATAAATTTCATAGATATTTGAAAGAAGACAGTTTAGTATTTATAGGGCATTCAGAAACATTATTTGGTGTGTCTGATAAATTTAAATATGTAGCAAGTAATATCTATAAAAAGATTTAA
- a CDS encoding chemotaxis protein CheD, which yields MIDFPAAANSNFKRITIYIGGYYASKEPAVIKTVLGSCISVCLFENKLKFGGMNHFMLPEMREWENPAEDYNNTRYGVFAMEVLINEIIKLGGKKENLTAKIFGGGHVLSGMTSNILQVPDKNIQFAKKFLADEKIPIVSEDIGGSWPRKVFFFNTENRVLMKKLEGKTKEFSAEQEIKYSKNLQHKLEEKSDITLF from the coding sequence ATGATTGATTTTCCAGCAGCGGCTAATAGCAATTTTAAAAGAATCACAATATATATAGGTGGTTATTATGCTTCAAAAGAACCTGCTGTAATAAAAACAGTTCTAGGCAGTTGTATATCTGTATGCCTGTTTGAGAATAAATTAAAATTTGGGGGTATGAATCACTTTATGCTTCCTGAAATGAGAGAATGGGAAAATCCGGCTGAAGATTATAATAATACTAGATATGGTGTTTTTGCTATGGAGGTTCTTATAAATGAAATTATAAAATTAGGTGGAAAAAAAGAAAATCTTACAGCTAAAATATTTGGAGGTGGACATGTACTTTCAGGTATGACTAGCAATATTCTTCAAGTGCCTGATAAGAATATACAGTTTGCTAAGAAATTTTTAGCAGATGAAAAAATACCTATAGTTAGTGAGGATATAGGAGGTTCTTGGCCTAGAAAAGTATTCTTTTTCAATACTGAAAACAGAGTTCTTATGAAAAAACTAGAAGGTAAAACTAAAGAATTCTCAGCTGAACAAGAAATTAAATATTCTAAAAATTTACAGCATAAACTTGAAGAAAAATCAGACATTACATTGTTTTAA
- a CDS encoding protein-glutamate methylesterase/protein-glutamine glutaminase translates to MATKIKVLAIDDSALIRQLLTKIVNSDPALEMVGTAANPILAENKVKNLKPDIITLDIEMPEMDGITYLKKLMLNNPIPVIMFSSLLDKHRELALDALNIGAFDYVIKPSANVRDGVEELATDLVEKIKNAYANRAKFYRKHGVTVPTEPVATTERSSISLEAPKTAGFKVYQKNTADIILPLTPSRETPMDKIILIGSSTGGTEALIECLKNVTPSAPPIVIAQHMPEHFTTSFAKRLNSILKIDVFESEDGMSVGRGQAVLARGAKHTMIKVRGGKYYIEVRDGEPVTRHKPSVDVLFRSGAVYAKNKAIGIILTGMGDDGANGMKEMKDAGAYNIAQNEETCTVFGMPREAIARGGVDEVLPLDKILAAALKRV, encoded by the coding sequence ATGGCTACAAAAATTAAAGTATTAGCTATTGATGATAGCGCACTAATTAGACAATTACTTACTAAAATTGTAAACTCAGATCCTGCATTAGAAATGGTAGGAACTGCTGCAAATCCAATTTTAGCTGAAAATAAGGTTAAAAACCTTAAGCCTGACATTATTACTTTAGATATTGAAATGCCGGAAATGGATGGTATTACATATCTTAAAAAACTTATGCTTAACAACCCTATTCCTGTAATAATGTTTAGTTCGCTTTTGGATAAACATAGAGAGTTAGCTTTAGATGCTTTAAATATTGGAGCTTTTGATTATGTAATAAAACCTTCTGCTAATGTTAGAGACGGTGTAGAAGAATTAGCTACAGATTTAGTTGAAAAAATAAAAAATGCTTATGCAAACAGAGCTAAATTTTATAGAAAACATGGTGTTACAGTTCCAACAGAACCTGTTGCAACTACTGAAAGAAGTTCTATTAGTTTAGAAGCACCTAAAACAGCTGGTTTTAAAGTTTATCAGAAAAATACTGCTGATATCATACTTCCTCTTACACCTTCAAGAGAAACTCCTATGGATAAAATAATTCTCATAGGTTCTTCAACAGGCGGTACAGAGGCTTTAATAGAGTGTCTTAAAAATGTTACTCCTTCAGCTCCGCCTATCGTCATTGCTCAGCATATGCCTGAACACTTTACAACTTCATTTGCCAAGAGATTAAATAGTATTCTAAAAATAGATGTATTTGAATCTGAAGATGGTATGAGTGTAGGAAGAGGACAGGCTGTATTAGCCAGAGGTGCTAAACATACTATGATTAAAGTTAGAGGCGGTAAATACTATATAGAAGTAAGAGATGGAGAACCTGTTACTAGACATAAACCTTCTGTAGACGTACTTTTCAGAAGTGGTGCTGTTTATGCTAAAAACAAAGCTATCGGAATAATACTTACAGGTATGGGTGATGATGGTGCCAATGGTATGAAAGAAATGAAAGATGCAGGAGCTTACAACATAGCACAAAATGAAGAAACTTGTACTGTTTTTGGAATGCCTAGAGAAGCAATTGCAAGAGGTGGTGTTGATGAAGTTTTACCATTAGATAAAATACTTGCTGCAGCACTAAAAAGAGTATAA
- a CDS encoding glutamine synthetase III, giving the protein MKKIPEIFGSMVFNDNVMKDKLPKDIYKKLIKTIKNGERLNLEVANVVAHAMKEWAIEKGATHFTHWFQPMTGITAEKHTSFITQTDDGSIRMEFTGKELVQGEPDASSFPSGGLRATFEARGYTAWDPTSYAFIKDDTLCIPSAFCSYSGESLDKKTPLLRSMEVIEKEAKRILKLFGHNNVNRVFTTVGAEQEYFLIDRDLYLQRPDLRYCKRTLFGACPPKGQELEDHYFGAIKPRVLAFMKELDNELWKLGIVAKTEHNEAAPGQYELAPEFTLTNMATDQNQITMELMKVIAEKHNLACILHEKPFTGVNGSGKHNNWSIATDTGLNLLDPGDNPSKNKQFLLFLIAIIKAVDEYQDLLRITTASASNDHRLGAAEAPPAIISIFLGDELTEILESMESSKKYKGKERVEMEMGVNSLARLTKDTTDRNRTSPLAFTGNKFEFRMVGSSLSVSGPNIILNTIVAEALSQFADILEKSNNLEKDIDELIRETFRKHKRIIYNGNNYSNEWVKEAEKRGLFNLKTTPEALPHFISKKNIEVLTKHKVLTEIEIHSRYEISMEEYVKEINIEALTLIDMVHKQILPYSIEYVGELANTADKKRNLKLKFDVEKKLINKLNDLIKDLDSKLEKLEGYTAESKKINDIAKSAKFSRDKIFACLEDMRVTIDELERTVSKKYWKLPTYGDMLYSLS; this is encoded by the coding sequence ATGAAAAAAATCCCAGAAATTTTTGGTAGTATGGTTTTTAATGACAATGTGATGAAGGATAAACTTCCTAAAGACATTTATAAAAAACTTATAAAAACCATAAAAAATGGAGAGCGTTTAAATTTAGAAGTTGCCAATGTTGTAGCTCATGCTATGAAAGAATGGGCTATAGAAAAAGGTGCTACTCATTTTACTCATTGGTTTCAGCCTATGACAGGAATAACAGCTGAGAAACATACAAGTTTTATTACTCAAACTGATGACGGATCAATTCGTATGGAATTTACAGGTAAAGAATTGGTTCAGGGAGAACCAGATGCTTCCAGCTTCCCTTCAGGAGGACTCAGAGCTACATTTGAAGCTAGAGGATATACTGCTTGGGATCCTACTTCTTATGCATTTATAAAAGATGATACTTTATGCATACCTAGCGCCTTTTGTTCATATAGCGGAGAATCTTTGGATAAGAAAACTCCCCTACTTCGCTCTATGGAAGTAATAGAAAAAGAAGCTAAAAGAATATTAAAATTATTCGGTCATAATAATGTTAATAGAGTATTTACTACAGTAGGTGCTGAACAAGAATATTTTTTAATAGACAGAGATTTGTATTTACAAAGACCTGATTTGAGATATTGTAAAAGAACATTATTTGGTGCTTGCCCTCCTAAAGGACAGGAATTGGAAGATCATTATTTTGGCGCTATAAAACCTAGAGTACTTGCATTTATGAAAGAACTTGACAATGAACTTTGGAAACTTGGAATAGTTGCTAAAACAGAACATAATGAAGCTGCACCTGGACAATATGAATTAGCTCCTGAATTTACACTCACAAATATGGCTACAGATCAGAACCAGATTACTATGGAACTTATGAAAGTAATAGCCGAAAAGCATAATTTAGCATGCATACTTCATGAAAAACCTTTCACAGGTGTAAATGGAAGTGGTAAACATAATAACTGGTCTATTGCTACAGATACAGGACTAAATCTTCTAGATCCGGGAGATAATCCTTCTAAAAACAAACAATTCTTATTATTTTTAATTGCTATAATAAAGGCTGTTGATGAATATCAGGATCTTTTAAGAATAACTACTGCTAGTGCTAGTAATGATCATAGACTTGGTGCTGCTGAAGCTCCTCCTGCTATTATATCTATATTTCTTGGCGATGAGCTTACAGAGATACTTGAATCTATGGAAAGCTCTAAAAAATATAAAGGAAAAGAAAGAGTTGAAATGGAAATGGGTGTTAATTCTTTAGCAAGACTAACTAAAGATACAACAGATAGAAACAGAACTTCTCCTTTAGCATTTACAGGAAATAAATTCGAATTTAGAATGGTAGGTTCAAGCCTTTCTGTATCAGGACCTAATATCATTTTGAATACTATAGTAGCTGAAGCATTATCACAATTTGCAGATATCTTAGAAAAATCTAATAATTTAGAAAAAGATATTGATGAGTTAATAAGAGAAACTTTTAGAAAACATAAAAGAATAATATATAATGGCAACAATTATTCTAATGAATGGGTTAAAGAAGCTGAAAAAAGAGGTTTATTCAATTTAAAAACTACTCCTGAAGCATTACCTCATTTCATATCCAAAAAGAATATTGAAGTATTAACTAAACATAAAGTTTTAACAGAAATAGAAATACATTCAAGATACGAAATAAGTATGGAAGAGTATGTTAAAGAAATTAATATAGAAGCACTTACATTAATAGATATGGTGCATAAACAAATACTTCCATACTCAATAGAATATGTTGGTGAGCTTGCAAATACAGCTGATAAAAAAAGAAATTTAAAATTAAAATTTGATGTTGAAAAAAAGTTAATTAATAAACTCAATGATTTGATAAAAGACCTTGATTCTAAATTAGAAAAATTAGAAGGATATACTGCAGAATCTAAAAAAATTAATGATATAGCTAAATCAGCAAAATTCTCAAGAGATAAAATATTTGCTTGTTTAGAAGATATGAGAGTTACAATAGATGAATTAGAAAGAACAGTATCAAAAAAATATTGGAAACTTCCGACTTACGGCGATATGTTATACAGCTTATCATAA
- a CDS encoding helix-turn-helix transcriptional regulator → MPDKKKFERLFQLYTSLLLDGFVDKNKLMHYNNTSLRTVQRDIEEIQRYLQIDLILENDKYVVKKEDLKKLRRGINLDNDDLKKNVDILFSVFMKKVSSNLSLIPHSTISKLLPQNVDHEYYDVIVISNNEINNISGDSENIDKLLYCVKDLHDISFDYYIQSGNINYKVKAIAYLIYYFQGIWYLVAFDKKYNKIKTYSISSISNIEIIQKLKFNNNKEKEEYDKEHKNRIEYREKLIKLIEKKRSIYWSDNELIKTTIHFNSDVSHYFKNRDYGFNQKIKKELEDSSIIVNFDFSSFTEFRIFASPWLGSFKIISPKKFNDELIEHLNYSLYIMNE, encoded by the coding sequence ATGCCGGATAAGAAAAAATTTGAAAGATTATTTCAGCTGTATACTTCTTTATTATTAGATGGATTTGTAGATAAAAATAAACTCATGCATTATAATAATACATCTTTAAGAACTGTACAGAGAGATATAGAAGAAATACAGAGATATTTACAAATAGATTTGATTTTAGAAAATGACAAATATGTAGTAAAAAAAGAAGATTTAAAAAAATTAAGAAGAGGTATTAATCTTGATAATGACGATCTTAAAAAAAATGTAGATATATTGTTTTCTGTATTTATGAAAAAAGTAAGTTCAAATTTATCTCTTATACCTCATTCTACAATATCAAAATTACTTCCTCAAAACGTAGATCATGAATACTATGATGTTATTGTCATTTCAAATAATGAGATAAATAATATATCCGGCGATAGTGAAAATATAGATAAATTACTTTATTGTGTTAAAGATTTACATGATATTAGCTTTGATTATTATATTCAAAGCGGTAATATTAATTATAAAGTTAAAGCTATAGCATATCTCATTTATTATTTTCAGGGTATATGGTATTTAGTTGCTTTTGATAAAAAATATAATAAGATAAAAACTTATTCTATTAGCAGTATATCCAATATAGAAATAATACAAAAATTAAAATTCAATAATAATAAAGAAAAAGAAGAATATGACAAGGAACATAAAAATAGAATTGAATACAGAGAAAAATTAATAAAATTAATAGAGAAAAAAAGAAGTATATATTGGAGTGATAATGAATTAATAAAAACTACTATTCATTTTAATTCAGATGTCTCTCACTATTTTAAGAATAGAGATTACGGATTCAATCAAAAAATAAAAAAAGAATTAGAAGACAGTTCTATAATAGTTAATTTTGATTTTTCATCTTTTACAGAGTTTAGAATATTTGCAAGTCCTTGGCTTGGTTCTTTCAAAATAATATCACCAAAAAAATTTAATGATGAACTTATAGAGCATTTAAACTATTCATTATATATTATGAATGAATAA